In Acidimicrobiia bacterium, the sequence TTCCTTGACCAGCTCGGCGCCGATCTTCTCGATCGGGTCCTCGAGGTCGATTTCCTTGGCGATGGAGACACCGTCGTTGGTGATCGTGGGTGCGCCCCACTTCTTCTCGAGCACGACGTTGCGCCCCTTCGGGCCGAGCGTGACGCGCACCGCGTCGGCGAGCTTGTTCATGCCGGTCTCGAGCGAGCGACGCGCACTCTCGGCGTAGGCGATCTGCTTTGGCATCGGTTCAGCGTCCTTGGGTCGTGGGGTCCGGAAATTGGCACTCGGATGGGGTGAGTGCTAGTCGCCATGTTGGCAGTCGCGAGCCGAGAGTGCAAACCGCCCTGCTTCGGTCGCTCGCTTCGGGCCGGGATACCCGTCCCGCGGCCGCTTGCTCCCTGGCGAGCGCCTGCCAGCGCCGCACTTCATGCCATCAGTCCCCGTCGTTGCCCGGACCCCCTTCGCCCTGGGCATCGAAGCTCACGCCCAGGATCTGGAGCGCTAGCGCGCCCATGGTCGGGTCGAGCTCCCCATCCTCTACCCATCCCTCGATGTCCTGGGCCAGGTGCTCCGCGTCGCGTCCGTGCTCCGAGTCCTCGCGCAGCTCGAGGAGCCGTTCGAGCAGTTCGCTGCCCCGTTCGCCGAACGCATCGGGAGCGGCGGCGAGGAAGGCGATCAGGCCATCGACGGTGGTGGGCAGCTGGAAGGTCGTGGTCGTCACCAACGTCGGGACGGACGCCCCGAGAGGCTGGGCGACACCGGCTGCGCGTTCACCTCGTCGCAGCGGGGAGTCGCCGCGGAACATGAGGAGGCCGGCGCCGAGGCCGACCACGGCCGCGACGATGAACACGAGCAGCCCCACGCCCTTGCCCGAGCGGCGCGTAGGCGCGCGGCGGGTCGGGCGCTTCGCTGGTGCCGGGTTCGTCGCCGGCGGCGGGTTCGTCGTCGGTGCGGCGGGAAGTGTCTGCGTCGCGCCGGGGAGGGCGGTGACGATCGTGGCGTCATCGGCGGCGTGGCCCGTGCCGTTCCGCACGGACTTGAGGGCGTTGCGCATCTCGCCGGCGTCGGTGAAGCGTCGTTCAGGATCCTTCTCGAGCGCGCGCCCGATCACCTGCGAGAGGCCCGCGGGAAGGTCGGCTCGGTGGGCCTCAAGTGGAGGGACGGGGTCGTCCCGGTGCGCCAGCGCAACGGCAAGTGCCTGGTCGGCCTGGAAGGGCGGGGTGCCGGCGAGCATCTCGTAGAGCACGACGCCAACCGCGTAGAGATCCGTGCGAGGCGTCGCGTCGCGGCCTTCCACCTGTTCCGGTGACAGGTAGGCGGGGGTGCCGACGATCTCCCCGGTCGCGGTGAGTCCTGCGGTCGCGCCCTGGATCGCCTTGGCGATGCCGAAGTCGGCGAGCTTGACCCGACCGTTGGCTCCGATCAGCACGTTGGCCGGCTTCACGTCGCGGTGGACCAAGCCGTGCACATGCGCGGCTCCGAGCGCAGCGAGCAGGGCGTCGCCAGCCGCGAGGGCCTGCTCGACGGGGAGCGGACCGTGCTCGGCGAGCACCTCTTTGAGGGTGCGGCCCTCGATCAGCTCCATCACGAGGTACGGCTGGCCGCCCGTCTCGCCGACGTCGTACACGGCGACGACGTTCGGGTGCGTGAAGCGCGCCGCGGCCTGGGCTTCGTGGACGAAGCGTTCGCGCGCGCGCGGGTCGCTGGAGCCGTCGCGCAGCAGCTTCACTGCGACGCGGCGATCCAGCTTTCGGTCGTAAGCCTCTACGACATCGGCCATACCGCCCCCGCCGATGCGATGGCCGAGCTCGTACCGAGCATCAAGCGCGGTCATCCAGTCGACAGCCTATGGCGGTGCGGCGCCGATCAACGATCGAGGCGGTCCATACGACGGATGGTCACGAGCCAGGTGAGCAGAGCGGACAGAGCCACCAGCACGAGCGCCGTCAGCCCCGCCCGGGCCAGGAGGCCGCTTTCGGACGCGCTCCAGATCCGGGTTGCGAGGGTCTCGAAGCCGGTCGGCGCGAGCAGCAACGTCGCCGGGAGCTCCTTCATCGTCGCGAGCAGCACCAGCCCGGCACCGGCCGCCAACCCAGGAGCGATGAGCGGCAGCTCGATCGTGCGCAGCCGCCGCCAACGTCCCGCGCCGAGTGCGCGCGCGGCGTCCTCGACGCGCCGCGGGAGCCCGCTGACCGCGACCTGCGAGGCGCGCATCGCTTGCGCTCCGAAGTGCACGACGTACGCGAACACCAGCAGCGGGAAGCTCTGGTACAGCGCGCTGACGACCGGGGTACCGAGCACCCAGAACACCAGGGCAAGCGCGATCACCAGGCCCGGCAGCGCGAACCCACCGACGACGAGCATGTTCACCACGCCGCCGACGCGCGATCGGTGCCGGACCGTCAGGTACGCAAGCGGGAGCACGCAGAACGTAGCGACGAGTGCGGTGACGGTCGACACGCCCACGGTGTTGAGCACGGGCTCGAGCAGATCTGCGGCATCACCGGTGCCGCCAAAGCGCGTGCCGTCGCCGCGGGCCGCCCACTCTGCGAGCACGGCGACCGGCGCCACGAGCGCCACCATCAGCACCATGCCAACCCCGCAGAGCGTCGGAACGCGCCACCGCCCGAGGAACGCCTGGTGCGCGCGTCGCCCTGCGCCCACGGCCTCGATCGGCGCGCGCCGGCGTGCAAGCGCACGTTCGGCCAGCACGACGGCGAGCGCCACGACCGCGAGCAGCAAGCTCAGCGTGATCGAGGTTTCGCGGTCGAACAGGCGAGTTGCCTCGATACGAAGCGTGAGGGTGTCGTAGCGAACCAACGACACGGCGCCGAACTCGCTGACGCAGTACAGGAACGTGAGCAGCGAGCCGGCGGCGACTGCTCCCGTCGTCTGCGGGAGCACGACGGTGCGGAACACCTCGGCGGGCGTGCGGCCGAGCGAGCGAGCGGTCTCCTCGAGTGCGGGCGGGAGCACCGCCAGACGCGCCGCGACCGGCAGGTACACGTACGGGTAGCTCAGCAGCGTAAGCACGCCGAACGCGGCCCAGAACCCCTCGATGCGCGGCGGGACGCCGAAGTCGAGGAGCCTGTCGACGAGCCCACCGCGCGCGAAGGCGGCCTGAAGGGCGAAGGCGCCGACGAAGGACGGGATCACGAGGGGCAGCACCAGCAGCACTCTCAGGACGCGCCGGCCCGGAAGGTCGGTGCGGACGACGAGCCAGGCCAGGCTCGTGCCGAGCACCGCGCACGCGGCCGACACGGACGCGGCGAGGAGCAAGGTTCGCAACAGCGGCCCGGCCGCGTCGTCCGACGCGAGCACATCGAGCGCGCCGCTCCCGAACCCGACCGTCCGGATCGCGAGGTAGAGCAGCGGCCCGGCGAAGAGCCCCGCCACGATCGCGCCCGCGGCGACCAGGGACCGCGGAGCGCGCGGCACTCGGCCCCCGGACGCGAGCGGCGCCGGCACCGAGGGGGTCGATGCCGGCGCCGTCGTGGTCATGAGGTCATGCTTGCTCGAGTCCGCTCTCCGCGATGAGCTCGCGGGTGCGGAGCAAACCGCCGCCGAGCGTGCTGAGGTCGAGCTGCGGCGCATCAACCTTCGAGAGTGGCGGCAGGTCGCCCAAGGCCTTCACACCCCGCGCCAGCGGGTACTCGAACTCGTCTTCGGCCAGGTGGGTCTGGGCCGCCTTTGAGAGCAGGTACCGCACGAATCTCTCGGCCAGCTTCCGGTCGTCGGTCTGGTCGATGACCGCCGCCGCCGTCACGAGGATCACCGAACCGACGTCCTCGTTCGCGAACACGTGGTTCTCGACCGGGGTGGACGGGTCGGCAGCCTTCGCGAGCGCGGCGTAGTAGTGGTTCACGAGCCCCATGGGGACCTCGCCGCGGCCGACCGCCTCGACGATCGCCGAGTTGCTCGCGTACGCGCGGGCGCCGTTGGCCTCCATGCCCGCGAGCCACTTCTTGGTGCGCTTCTCACCCTCGAGCTCGCGCATCGCAGTCACGAAGTCCTGAAACGAGCCGTTCGTCGGGGCCACGGCCACCTGGTCCTCGTACTTCGGCTTCGTGAGGGCGAAGACCGAGTCAGGGAGATCGCCGCGCTTCACAAGGTCCGTGTTGTAGACGAGCACCCGCACTCGGCCGGAGACGCCGGTCCATCGACCGTCGGCGGCGTGGTAGCGCGGGTCCACGAGGTCGAGGACGTCCTGGTCGATCTTGCGGAGGCGGTCGATCCCGTCGAGGTACCCGGTGGCGCCGGGGCTCTGCGAGATGAAGACGTCGGCGGGGGTCTGGTCGCCCTCCTCGTCGATGAGCAGCGCCAGGTCGGCCGAATCGCCGTACCGGACCTCGATCTCGACGCCGGTGTCGGCCGAGAACTCGTCGAGCAGGGGTTGGATCAGCTCCGAGGTGCGCCCGGAGTACACGGTCAGGGTCCCACCGGTGCCCGCCGAGGCGGGGCCTACGGCAGCCACGAGCGTCGCAACTGCGAGGACCAGGGTCAGGGCGATGAGGCGCATGCGTCGGTTGGTCATGAAGGTGAGTCTGCCCTAACCGGTTAGATCAGGTCAACCTCACCTAACCATCCCCGGCGTCGGCGGAGGCGCTGCTGGGAACGCCAGCACGTCGCCGATGACCGAGACGCTCACCCGATCCCCGAGCTCGAACGCACGGCCCGGGCCCATGCGGGACCGGACGCCGGTGCCGTCCACCAGCTCGACGGCCACAAGCTGGTCGTGGCCGAAGTAGACGATGTCGCGTACGACGCCCTCGCCCGCGCTGTCGAGACGGAGGCGCACGCACTCGGGCCGCACCACGACCTCGACGGCGCCGGTCCCGCCCGTCTCGGCAAGCGGGAGCCGGCCGAGCGCGGTGACGGCCGACTCCCGATCGGCGTGGCCTGGGATCACGTCGGCGTCGCCGACGAAGGTGGCGACGAACCGGTCCTGTGGATGGGCGTAGAGCGCCGACGGCGCATCGACCTGGAGCACGCGGCCTTCGTTCATCACGGCGATCCGATCGGCGATGCTCAGCGCCTCCTCTTGATCATGTGTGACCACGACCGCGGTTGCCCGCGCTTCGCGCAGGATCTGCCGCACCTCGTCACGCACCTGGGCGCGCAGCGATGCGTCGAGATCCGAGAAGGGCTCGTCGAGCAGCACGAGGCTCGGCTCCGGCGCGAGCGCGCGCGCCAACGCAACTCGTTGCTGCTGGCCGCCCGACAGCTCGTGCGGAAGCCGATCTGCCGTCGCCGCGAGGCCGACGAGGTCGAGCATCTCAGCGACGCGGCGGCTTCGCGTGTCGCGGCTGCGGACGCCGTAGCCGATGTTCTGCGCCACATTGAGGTGCGGGAAGAGCGCATAGTCCTGGAACACGACCCCGACGCGGCGTCGCTCGGGGGCGACGAACACGGCATCGCCAGCGACCTGCGTCCCGTCGAGGCGGATCGTGCCGGCGTCGGGGCGTTCGAAGCCGGCGACCAAGCGCAGCGTGGTGGTCTTGCCGCACCCGCTGGGCCCGAGCAGCGCGAGGACTTCCCCTGCGAACACGTCGAGGTCGACATCATCGACGGCGACCACAACGTCGAACGACTTCCGGAGGCCTCGGCTCTCCACCACGGCCGAACCTGGGCTCACAAGGTCAGGGTATCCTCACCTGAATGGCCGAGATGCACGACACCACCGAGGAGTACCTCGAGCACATCATCGAGCTCGAGGAAGAGGGCGTCACGCCACTGCGCGCTCGGCTGGTCGAGCGCCTCGGCCTCTCGGCTGCCTCGGTGTCGGAAACGGTCGGGCGTCTGGTCGACAACGGCTTCGTCGAGATGCACGACGACCGCAGCCTGGGGCTCACGGGCAAGGGCCGAACGCTCGCCACGACGGTGGTTCGGCGTCACCGCCTGGCCGAGCGACTCCTGCTCGACGTGATCGGCCTCGAATGGGAGAAGGTGCACCGCGAGGCCGACCGCTGGGAGCACGCCATCTCGGCCGACGTCGAGCAGAAGCTCGTCGAGCTCCTCGGCGATCCGATGACTTGCCCACATGGCAACCCGATCCCCGGCTCGCAGCGCACGGCGCCGACGACCCCGACGGTGGTGCTGGCCGAGGCCAATCCGGGACCGGTCACGGTGGCTCGCATCTCAGAGAAGCTCGAGCTCTCGGACGACAGCCTCCGCCTGCTCGCCCGCACCCGGATGATCCCGGGAGCGGCAGCCACAGTGGTGGGCCGCGGACCCGAAGGAGTCACGGTTCGGACACGGGCGGGCGACCACCAGATCCCGCGCGCCGTTGCCGAACAGGTCTACGTCTACGCCGCCTGACCTCGGTCAGCCCCCGGCGACTGCGGGGACGATGCTGATGGTCTGACCGTCGGTGACGGGCGTGTCGACCCCGCTGAGGAACCGGATGTCGTCCTCGGCGAGGAACACGTTCACGAAACGACGCAGGTTGCCCAACTCGTCGTAGAGGCGCTCGGCGAAGCCCGGGTGTGCGGTGTCGAGTGCCTTGAGGGCCTCGGCGACCGTGGCACCTTCGACGGTCACCTCCGACGCACCGCCACTCAAGGTGCGCAGCTGGGTGGGGATCCGCACCGCGACGGCCATCAGTCCTCCTTCATGAGTCGTTCGGCTCGCGCCGCGGGCTTCGCCATTGTGCTGCGCCTCACTCCTTCTCCGAGTCGGGGAATGCTTCGTAGAACGCGTCGAGCGTGGGCTTGATGGTCGCGCTCACGCCAGCGTGGGGTGCAACCGCGTCGAGCGTCTTGAGCCCGTGTCCGGTGACGTACACGACGACTCGCTCGTCGGGCCGAACCACTCCCTCCTCAGCGAGGCGCTTGAGCGACGCAATCGTCACGCCGGCTGCGGTCTCACCGAAGATGCCCTCGGTGCGGGCAAGGAGCCGCATCCCCTCGACGATCTCGTCGTCGGTGACCGCGGCGAACCCGCCGCCCGTCTCGCGGACCGCGTCGAGCGTGTAGTAGCCGTCAGCCGGATTCCCGATCGCGATCGACTTGGCGATCGTGCTCGGCCGCACCGGGGTGATCGTGTCGCTCTCATCGGCGAAGGCTTGCGCAACCGGTGAGCACCCTGTGGCCTGCGCGCCCGACACGCGCACCTCGGGCGGCGCGTCGAGCAAGCCCACCTTGTGCAGCTCGTCGAAGCCCTTCCGGATCTTCGTGAGCAGCGATCCGCTCCCCACCGGGACGACCACGTGATCAGGGGCCTCCCAGCCGAGCTGCTCGACCGTCTCGAACGCCAACGTCTTGGAACCCTCCGAATAGAACGGTCGCATGTTCACGTTCGCGAACGCCCACGGTCGCTCCGACGCGAGCTCGACGCACAGTCGATTCACATCGTCGTAGTTGCCGTCGATCGCGACGACCGTGCCGCCGTACACCGCGGTCGTGAGGATCTTCGCCGCTTCGAGATCTGCCGGGATGAACACGACGCTGCGCAGCCCGGCTCTCGCGGCATGTGCTGCTACCGCGTTGGCGAGGTTGCCCGTTGACGCGCACGCAAGCGTCTTCATGCCGAAGTCGAGCGCCTTCGCAAGGGCAATGGCCACGACACGGTCCTTGAACGCGTTCGTGGGGTTGCGGGTGTCGTCCTTCACCCACACCTCCCCGAGACCGAGCTCCGCAGCAAGGCGGTCGGCGCGCAACAGCGGCGTCCACCCGACCGGAAGCGTGGACTCGCCGGGCGGGTCGACCGGCAGCAGCGGCGCGTAGCGCCAGATCGTCTCGGGGCCGGCGGCGATGTTCTCGCGGCTGATCTCGGCCTGGATGCCGTCGTAGTCGTACGCAACCTCGAGGGGGCCGAAGCACCACTCGCAGGTGTAGATCGGGGCGATGTCGTAGGTGCGGCCGCACTCTCGACACCTCAGGGATTGCACGTGGGTCACGGTCGCCCTCCTGGTCTGGCGCTCTCCTGCGCTTCCTCGACGCGCTCCGAGCGCCTCGAGCGGAGGACCGCTCTTGGCTGACTCATCGTTCAGGCATCTTGCCTGGCAGGCATTGGCACCTGGCTCCCGGGGTATCAACCTCGGATGCTGGTTGCCGCGGCGTCTACGGGCCTGTCCCTCGGCCGCTCTCGATGAGCGCGTGCTGTGAGAGACGATAGCCGGGGCCCCCTCTAGGCTTCCAGCCCGATGACGGCTCTGAACCCCGCGGCTTTGGCCGAGATCAAGGCCACCCAGCACACCAGGATCTCGGTGTGCCTTCCGGCGCGTGACGAAGAGGCGACCGTCGGTCACATCGTGGCCACCGTTCGCCGAAACCTCGTGGAGCGGGTCCCTCTGGTGGACGAGATCGTGGTGGTGGACGACGGCTCGAAGGATGCCACCGCCGAGGCGGCACGCTGGGAGGGCGCGACGGTGCATGCGGCGGCCGACATCCTGCCCGACGCCGGCCCCGGCTTTGGCAAGGGCAACGCCCTGTGGTTGTCGCTCTTCGCTGCGACCGGCGACCTGATCTGCTGGGTCGACGCCGACGTCCGCAACTTCCGCGCCGACTTCGTGACGAGACTCGTCGAGCCACTGCTGGTCGAGCCCGATGTCGGCTTCGTCAAGGGCTACTACCGCCGGCCGCTCTTCGGACGACCGACGGGTGGCGGGCGCGTGACCGAGCTCGTGGCTCGACCGCTGCTCTCGTCACTCTTCCCGCAGCTGACGCACATCGTGCAGCCACTCGGTGGTGAGTACGCAGGGCGACGGTCTCTGCTCGAGACCGTGCCCTTCGTCGAGGGTTACGGCGTGGAGCTCGGATTGCTGATCGACATCGCGACATCGTTCGGCGTCGGAACGATCCGACAGGCAGACCTCGGAGTCCGTGAGCACCGCAATCGCCCTATCGAGGAGCTCGCACCCATGGCGATGGAGGTCATGCTCACCGCGCTCCGCCGCGCGGGTGTGAACCGCGGTGACG encodes:
- a CDS encoding metal-dependent transcriptional regulator, giving the protein MAEMHDTTEEYLEHIIELEEEGVTPLRARLVERLGLSAASVSETVGRLVDNGFVEMHDDRSLGLTGKGRTLATTVVRRHRLAERLLLDVIGLEWEKVHREADRWEHAISADVEQKLVELLGDPMTCPHGNPIPGSQRTAPTTPTVVLAEANPGPVTVARISEKLELSDDSLRLLARTRMIPGAAATVVGRGPEGVTVRTRAGDHQIPRAVAEQVYVYAA
- a CDS encoding threonine synthase: MQSLRCRECGRTYDIAPIYTCEWCFGPLEVAYDYDGIQAEISRENIAAGPETIWRYAPLLPVDPPGESTLPVGWTPLLRADRLAAELGLGEVWVKDDTRNPTNAFKDRVVAIALAKALDFGMKTLACASTGNLANAVAAHAARAGLRSVVFIPADLEAAKILTTAVYGGTVVAIDGNYDDVNRLCVELASERPWAFANVNMRPFYSEGSKTLAFETVEQLGWEAPDHVVVPVGSGSLLTKIRKGFDELHKVGLLDAPPEVRVSGAQATGCSPVAQAFADESDTITPVRPSTIAKSIAIGNPADGYYTLDAVRETGGGFAAVTDDEIVEGMRLLARTEGIFGETAAGVTIASLKRLAEEGVVRPDERVVVYVTGHGLKTLDAVAPHAGVSATIKPTLDAFYEAFPDSEKE
- a CDS encoding protein kinase, with amino-acid sequence MTALDARYELGHRIGGGGMADVVEAYDRKLDRRVAVKLLRDGSSDPRARERFVHEAQAAARFTHPNVVAVYDVGETGGQPYLVMELIEGRTLKEVLAEHGPLPVEQALAAGDALLAALGAAHVHGLVHRDVKPANVLIGANGRVKLADFGIAKAIQGATAGLTATGEIVGTPAYLSPEQVEGRDATPRTDLYAVGVVLYEMLAGTPPFQADQALAVALAHRDDPVPPLEAHRADLPAGLSQVIGRALEKDPERRFTDAGEMRNALKSVRNGTGHAADDATIVTALPGATQTLPAAPTTNPPPATNPAPAKRPTRRAPTRRSGKGVGLLVFIVAAVVGLGAGLLMFRGDSPLRRGERAAGVAQPLGASVPTLVTTTTFQLPTTVDGLIAFLAAAPDAFGERGSELLERLLELREDSEHGRDAEHLAQDIEGWVEDGELDPTMGALALQILGVSFDAQGEGGPGNDGD
- a CDS encoding iron ABC transporter substrate-binding protein — encoded protein: MTNRRMRLIALTLVLAVATLVAAVGPASAGTGGTLTVYSGRTSELIQPLLDEFSADTGVEIEVRYGDSADLALLIDEEGDQTPADVFISQSPGATGYLDGIDRLRKIDQDVLDLVDPRYHAADGRWTGVSGRVRVLVYNTDLVKRGDLPDSVFALTKPKYEDQVAVAPTNGSFQDFVTAMRELEGEKRTKKWLAGMEANGARAYASNSAIVEAVGRGEVPMGLVNHYYAALAKAADPSTPVENHVFANEDVGSVILVTAAAVIDQTDDRKLAERFVRYLLSKAAQTHLAEDEFEYPLARGVKALGDLPPLSKVDAPQLDLSTLGGGLLRTRELIAESGLEQA
- a CDS encoding glucosyl-3-phosphoglycerate synthase, with protein sequence MTALNPAALAEIKATQHTRISVCLPARDEEATVGHIVATVRRNLVERVPLVDEIVVVDDGSKDATAEAARWEGATVHAAADILPDAGPGFGKGNALWLSLFAATGDLICWVDADVRNFRADFVTRLVEPLLVEPDVGFVKGYYRRPLFGRPTGGGRVTELVARPLLSSLFPQLTHIVQPLGGEYAGRRSLLETVPFVEGYGVELGLLIDIATSFGVGTIRQADLGVREHRNRPIEELAPMAMEVMLTALRRAGVNRGDVPATLVRFDENHERTLLPVEARERPPIISIPAYRTKLGRELTA
- a CDS encoding ABC transporter ATP-binding protein: MSPGSAVVESRGLRKSFDVVVAVDDVDLDVFAGEVLALLGPSGCGKTTTLRLVAGFERPDAGTIRLDGTQVAGDAVFVAPERRRVGVVFQDYALFPHLNVAQNIGYGVRSRDTRSRRVAEMLDLVGLAATADRLPHELSGGQQQRVALARALAPEPSLVLLDEPFSDLDASLRAQVRDEVRQILREARATAVVVTHDQEEALSIADRIAVMNEGRVLQVDAPSALYAHPQDRFVATFVGDADVIPGHADRESAVTALGRLPLAETGGTGAVEVVVRPECVRLRLDSAGEGVVRDIVYFGHDQLVAVELVDGTGVRSRMGPGRAFELGDRVSVSVIGDVLAFPAAPPPTPGMVR
- a CDS encoding MoaD/ThiS family protein, producing MAVAVRIPTQLRTLSGGASEVTVEGATVAEALKALDTAHPGFAERLYDELGNLRRFVNVFLAEDDIRFLSGVDTPVTDGQTISIVPAVAGG
- a CDS encoding iron ABC transporter permease, giving the protein MTTTAPASTPSVPAPLASGGRVPRAPRSLVAAGAIVAGLFAGPLLYLAIRTVGFGSGALDVLASDDAAGPLLRTLLLAASVSAACAVLGTSLAWLVVRTDLPGRRVLRVLLVLPLVIPSFVGAFALQAAFARGGLVDRLLDFGVPPRIEGFWAAFGVLTLLSYPYVYLPVAARLAVLPPALEETARSLGRTPAEVFRTVVLPQTTGAVAAGSLLTFLYCVSEFGAVSLVRYDTLTLRIEATRLFDRETSITLSLLLAVVALAVVLAERALARRRAPIEAVGAGRRAHQAFLGRWRVPTLCGVGMVLMVALVAPVAVLAEWAARGDGTRFGGTGDAADLLEPVLNTVGVSTVTALVATFCVLPLAYLTVRHRSRVGGVVNMLVVGGFALPGLVIALALVFWVLGTPVVSALYQSFPLLVFAYVVHFGAQAMRASQVAVSGLPRRVEDAARALGAGRWRRLRTIELPLIAPGLAAGAGLVLLATMKELPATLLLAPTGFETLATRIWSASESGLLARAGLTALVLVALSALLTWLVTIRRMDRLDR